A portion of the Microlunatus phosphovorus NM-1 genome contains these proteins:
- a CDS encoding HAD family hydrolase, producing MPYDVQGVLFDLDDTLMDHTAASRAAVLEFVAGLPEWPLDEAGTLARWYALEDQHFARYMAGEVTMLEQRRARIGGFLELEDAADDLLDTWFSRFLSGYQANWQPVPGGPELALRLLEEGYRVGILTNGQAAQQRAKLAAIGLTDPRLVVCVSEELPAPKPSPLAFAAACGALGLAPHQVLMVGDSRVNDIDGARSAGLHAVHVTAELLTDPDDSVGRIATIADLHRLIGVSI from the coding sequence ATGCCGTACGACGTGCAAGGCGTCCTGTTCGACCTCGACGACACACTGATGGATCACACCGCCGCCTCCAGAGCCGCGGTGCTCGAGTTCGTCGCCGGCCTGCCCGAGTGGCCCCTCGACGAGGCCGGCACTCTGGCCCGGTGGTACGCCCTGGAGGATCAGCACTTCGCCCGCTACATGGCAGGTGAGGTCACGATGCTGGAGCAGCGGCGGGCCCGGATCGGAGGGTTCCTCGAGCTCGAGGACGCCGCCGACGACCTGCTCGACACGTGGTTCAGCCGCTTCCTGAGCGGCTATCAGGCCAATTGGCAACCCGTGCCCGGCGGACCGGAGCTGGCGCTACGGCTGCTCGAGGAGGGCTATCGGGTCGGGATCCTCACCAACGGCCAAGCCGCTCAGCAGCGGGCCAAGCTGGCGGCGATCGGGCTCACCGATCCGAGGCTGGTGGTCTGTGTCTCCGAGGAGCTACCGGCGCCGAAGCCATCGCCCTTGGCATTCGCCGCGGCCTGCGGCGCGTTAGGGCTGGCGCCGCACCAGGTGCTGATGGTCGGCGACAGCAGGGTCAACGACATCGACGGCGCTCGATCCGCCGGGTTGCACGCCGTCCACGTCACGGCGGAATTGCTCACCGACCCGGACGACTCCGTCGGTCGGATCGCCACTATCGCTGACCTCCACCGCCTGATCGGCGTCAGCATCTAG
- a CDS encoding MerR family transcriptional regulator produces MSEDPELHDRQLAVYGITVAAGLVGTGVQNLRAYERAGLIDPHRTGGGTRLYSQDDIERLAEVQVLLQRGLNLVGIAMVFELRADNDRLRQLLADLDPDN; encoded by the coding sequence GTGAGCGAGGATCCGGAGCTACACGACCGCCAGCTGGCCGTCTATGGCATCACGGTCGCCGCCGGCTTGGTCGGCACCGGCGTGCAGAACCTCCGGGCGTACGAACGGGCCGGTCTGATCGATCCGCACCGCACCGGGGGCGGAACCCGCCTCTACAGCCAAGACGACATCGAGCGGCTGGCCGAGGTCCAGGTGCTGCTGCAGCGCGGCCTCAATCTGGTAGGCATCGCCATGGTCTTCGAGTTGCGCGCGGACAACGATCGGCTTCGGCAGTTGCTCGCCGATCTCGACCCCGACAACTGA
- a CDS encoding YybH family protein, whose translation MTPHSHPTPRHPGIDDRQLAELLDRMSDAASAYIRGDIRRYLDLFDHPDDYSLMPPYGGETSVGYRPTESDLEATSRFFAWGEATLEVQHTYTSGDLVVLVAVERQHGEVGGYADQDWSLRVTIVFRRAGDRWQIVHRHADPLVEEIPFADFAELARGPEADPAA comes from the coding sequence ATGACCCCACACTCGCACCCGACACCACGTCATCCAGGCATCGACGACCGCCAACTGGCGGAACTGCTCGACCGAATGAGCGACGCCGCCTCGGCATATATCCGTGGCGACATCCGGCGCTACCTCGACCTCTTCGACCACCCGGACGACTACTCGCTGATGCCGCCGTACGGCGGCGAAACCAGCGTCGGATATCGCCCGACGGAAAGCGACCTCGAAGCGACGAGCCGATTCTTCGCCTGGGGTGAGGCGACTCTGGAGGTGCAGCACACCTACACCTCCGGCGATCTGGTGGTGCTGGTCGCTGTCGAACGCCAGCACGGCGAGGTCGGCGGCTACGCCGACCAGGACTGGTCGCTCCGGGTCACCATCGTGTTCCGGCGGGCGGGTGATCGCTGGCAGATCGTGCACCGACACGCCGACCCGCTGGTCGAGGAGATCCCGTTTGCCGACTTCGCCGAGTTGGCCCGCGGCCCCGAAGCGGACCCCGCCGCGTGA
- a CDS encoding 4Fe-4S dicluster domain-containing protein produces MGQLSGPTDPSADAHWQIHQPRKGFFTDTSICIGCKACEVACKEWNQNPRDGDLELTGMSYDNTVALGASTWRHVAFVEQGRERIVEARESGRALVSLGMPSMGPPRAAGAGVGTATLEPPVIDLRGRDLSGTDTTPPDTPEFRWLMASDVCKHCTHAGCLDVCPTGALFRTEFGTVVIQPDVCNGCGTCVAGCPFGVVERRSDGTAAPTYREGQRKGEQPPVPKRGVAQKCTLCYDRLIDGETPACAQTCPTTSIKFGDHDDLVDMARERVAELHAQGLTEARLYGANELDGVGGTGAVFLLLDEPEVYGLPPDPRVCTADLMTMYKRAGIAMAGMVAAAAVAFLTGRR; encoded by the coding sequence ATGGGACAGTTGTCCGGGCCGACCGACCCGAGTGCCGACGCTCACTGGCAGATTCACCAGCCGCGCAAGGGCTTCTTCACCGACACCTCGATCTGCATCGGGTGCAAGGCGTGCGAGGTCGCGTGCAAGGAGTGGAACCAGAACCCGCGTGACGGCGACCTCGAACTGACCGGGATGTCGTACGACAACACCGTCGCGCTGGGTGCCAGCACCTGGCGGCACGTCGCCTTCGTGGAGCAAGGTCGTGAGCGGATCGTCGAGGCGCGCGAGTCCGGCCGGGCGCTGGTCAGCCTGGGGATGCCGTCGATGGGCCCGCCGCGCGCGGCGGGCGCTGGGGTGGGCACCGCGACGCTCGAGCCCCCGGTGATCGACCTCCGGGGACGCGACTTGTCCGGGACGGACACCACGCCACCGGACACGCCCGAGTTCCGCTGGCTGATGGCCTCCGACGTGTGCAAGCACTGCACCCATGCCGGCTGCCTGGATGTCTGTCCGACCGGTGCCCTGTTCCGCACGGAGTTCGGCACCGTCGTGATCCAGCCGGATGTCTGCAACGGCTGCGGCACCTGCGTCGCCGGCTGTCCCTTCGGGGTGGTCGAGCGGCGCAGCGACGGCACCGCGGCGCCGACGTACCGGGAAGGGCAGCGCAAGGGTGAGCAGCCGCCGGTGCCCAAGCGGGGGGTCGCACAGAAGTGCACGCTCTGCTACGACCGGCTGATCGACGGCGAGACCCCGGCCTGCGCGCAGACCTGCCCGACCACCTCGATCAAGTTCGGCGACCACGACGACCTGGTGGACATGGCGCGCGAACGGGTGGCCGAGCTGCACGCCCAGGGTCTGACCGAGGCGCGGCTCTATGGTGCGAACGAGCTCGACGGCGTCGGCGGCACGGGGGCGGTCTTCCTGCTGCTGGATGAGCCGGAGGTGTATGGACTGCCGCCGGATCCGCGGGTCTGCACGGCCGATCTGATGACCATGTACAAACGGGCCGGGATTGCGATGGCGGGCATGGTCGCGGCCGCGGCGGTCGCGTTCCTGACCGGACGGCGATGA
- a CDS encoding Hsp20/alpha crystallin family protein → MALLRSDPFRDFDRLTQQIFGTAARPAFMPMDAWREGERFIVEFDLPGVDTDSIDLDVERNVLTVRAERPMRESTGELLSNERSRGVFSRQLILGDNLDLDKITASYRDGVLRLEIPVAERAKPRKIQIATAEEQQSITV, encoded by the coding sequence ATGGCGCTCCTGCGCTCTGATCCGTTCCGCGACTTCGACCGGCTCACTCAGCAGATCTTCGGCACGGCTGCCAGGCCGGCCTTCATGCCGATGGACGCGTGGCGCGAGGGAGAGAGGTTCATCGTCGAGTTCGACCTTCCCGGGGTCGACACCGACTCGATCGATCTGGATGTCGAACGCAACGTCCTCACCGTCCGGGCCGAGCGCCCGATGCGTGAGAGCACCGGCGAACTGCTCTCCAACGAGCGGTCGCGAGGAGTGTTCAGCCGCCAGCTGATCTTGGGCGACAACCTCGACCTCGACAAGATCACGGCGAGCTACCGCGACGGGGTGCTCCGCCTGGAGATCCCGGTCGCGGAACGGGCGAAGCCGCGCAAGATCCAGATCGCCACGGCAGAAGAACAACAGTCGATCACAGTCTGA
- the fdh gene encoding formate dehydrogenase, which produces MAWSPLEWPVLRQFRSGDVFGRGPAVTSATTRRTTPRTRTADRVVQSVCPFCAVGCGQKIYVKDERVVQIEGDPDSPISRGRLCPKGSSSEQLVNNPLRQTKIRYRAPYATEWQDLELDTAIDMIADRFVESRHRGWQDCDEHGRPLRRTMAIASLGGATLDNEENYLIKKLFTAAGAIQIENQARIUHSATVPSLGATYGRGGATQPLQDMANADCIVLMGGNMAEAHPVGFQWVSEAITRGARVIHIDPRFTRTSAVANKHVPIRAGSDVVLLGALINHMISNELYFRDYVVAYTNAATLINEDYRDTEDLGGLFSGFDPTTGHYDPSTWSYADPGGGSVGTAGGDEHGASASDRAAGEEHGSGGPPLEHAEVVRDETLQDPRTVFQILKRHFSRYTPEMVRDMCGISIADFEYVARSIADNSGRERTTCFGYATGWTQHTLGAQFIRTAAILQLLMGNVGRPGSGVMALRGHASIQGSTDIPTLFNLLPGYLPMPTVGKHDTYDDYVASIGSKQQKGYWAYAETYVVNLLKAWFGEAATAENNWAYDYLPRLSGPHGTYQTAIAMLADQVEGYFILGQNPAVGSANGRQQRLAMSHLKWLVVRDLNMIESATWWKEGPEIASGELSTTEIGTEVFFLPAATHAEKAGSFTQTQRMVQWRHQALHPPGQAQSDLDFFHALGERIRARLADSTDERDRPLLEMTWGYPPDEHGNPDPEAVLNEINGFYVSGPDAGKPLSSYTEMRADGSTAGGCWIYTGVYAEGINQAARRQERGGPSGTQWGWVWPADRRIIYNRASADPDGKPWSERKKYLWWDEQAGRWTGPDVPDFPIDRAPHARPDPALGGAEALAGDDPFIMQSDGKGWLFAPRGLVDGPLPAHYEPQESPVANALYPQQQAPARVLFARQDNLGAPSAGDPGVDVYPYVFTTYRLTEHHTAGGMSRWSPFLAELQPEMFCEVSPELAAERGLTNGGWATIISPRSAIEARVLVTDRVRTLTINGREVQQVGLPYHWGVGSDAVVSGDAANDLLGVSLDPNTQIQESKVASCDVVAGRRPQGEALLRLVREYQQRAGATVQTDQARVTDPSREIVDPPVSGDDEGKGGSIRW; this is translated from the coding sequence ATGGCGTGGAGTCCGTTGGAGTGGCCGGTCCTCCGGCAGTTCCGCTCCGGCGACGTCTTTGGTCGCGGACCCGCGGTGACCTCGGCCACCACGCGCCGCACCACTCCGCGCACCCGGACCGCGGACCGGGTCGTGCAAAGTGTGTGCCCCTTCTGCGCGGTTGGATGCGGCCAGAAGATCTATGTCAAGGACGAGCGGGTTGTCCAGATCGAGGGTGATCCCGACTCGCCGATCTCCCGCGGCCGGCTCTGCCCGAAGGGATCCTCCAGCGAGCAGTTGGTCAACAACCCGCTCCGACAGACCAAGATCCGCTACCGGGCGCCGTACGCGACGGAGTGGCAAGACCTGGAACTGGACACCGCGATCGACATGATCGCCGACCGGTTCGTCGAGTCGCGCCACCGGGGTTGGCAGGACTGCGATGAGCACGGGCGGCCGCTGCGTCGGACCATGGCCATCGCGTCGCTTGGCGGCGCGACGCTGGACAACGAAGAGAACTACCTGATCAAGAAGCTGTTCACCGCTGCCGGAGCGATCCAGATCGAGAACCAGGCCCGCATTTGACACTCCGCCACGGTTCCCAGTTTGGGAGCCACGTACGGGCGCGGTGGTGCCACCCAGCCCCTGCAGGACATGGCCAATGCTGATTGCATCGTGCTGATGGGCGGCAACATGGCGGAGGCACACCCGGTGGGCTTCCAATGGGTGTCCGAGGCGATAACCCGAGGTGCCCGGGTCATCCACATCGACCCGCGGTTCACCCGGACCTCGGCGGTCGCAAACAAGCACGTACCGATCCGGGCCGGCTCCGACGTCGTGCTGCTCGGTGCGCTGATCAACCACATGATCAGCAACGAGCTCTACTTCCGGGACTACGTGGTCGCCTACACGAACGCGGCGACGTTGATCAACGAGGACTATCGCGACACCGAGGACCTCGGCGGACTGTTCTCCGGCTTCGATCCCACGACCGGTCACTACGACCCGTCGACATGGTCGTACGCGGATCCAGGCGGTGGTTCGGTAGGCACCGCGGGCGGTGACGAGCACGGGGCGAGCGCGTCGGACCGGGCTGCGGGAGAGGAGCACGGTTCGGGCGGCCCGCCGCTGGAACATGCCGAGGTGGTGCGCGACGAGACCCTGCAGGATCCACGGACGGTGTTCCAGATCCTCAAGCGGCACTTCTCCCGCTACACCCCGGAGATGGTGCGCGACATGTGCGGCATCAGCATCGCCGATTTCGAGTATGTCGCCCGATCGATCGCGGACAACTCCGGGCGGGAGCGGACGACCTGCTTCGGGTACGCGACCGGCTGGACCCAGCACACGCTGGGCGCCCAGTTCATCCGCACGGCGGCCATCCTGCAACTGTTGATGGGCAACGTCGGTCGGCCGGGCAGCGGAGTGATGGCCTTGCGCGGACATGCCAGCATCCAGGGCTCGACCGACATCCCGACCTTGTTCAACCTGCTGCCGGGCTATCTGCCGATGCCCACGGTGGGCAAGCACGACACGTACGACGACTACGTCGCCTCGATCGGCTCCAAGCAGCAGAAGGGCTACTGGGCATACGCGGAGACCTACGTGGTCAACCTGCTCAAGGCCTGGTTCGGCGAGGCCGCGACCGCGGAGAACAACTGGGCCTACGACTATCTGCCGCGGCTGAGTGGGCCGCACGGCACCTACCAGACCGCCATCGCGATGCTCGCCGACCAGGTGGAGGGCTATTTCATCCTCGGCCAGAACCCGGCGGTCGGCTCGGCCAACGGGCGCCAGCAACGGCTGGCGATGTCCCACCTGAAGTGGCTGGTCGTCCGCGACCTCAACATGATCGAGTCGGCGACCTGGTGGAAGGAGGGGCCGGAGATCGCCTCCGGTGAGCTGTCGACCACCGAGATCGGCACCGAGGTCTTCTTCCTGCCGGCCGCCACCCACGCCGAGAAGGCGGGCTCCTTCACCCAGACCCAACGGATGGTTCAGTGGCGCCACCAAGCGCTGCATCCGCCGGGCCAGGCGCAGAGCGACCTCGACTTCTTCCATGCGCTGGGCGAACGGATCCGGGCGCGGCTGGCCGATTCCACCGACGAGCGCGATCGGCCGCTGCTGGAGATGACCTGGGGCTATCCACCCGACGAGCACGGCAACCCCGATCCGGAAGCGGTGCTGAACGAGATCAACGGCTTCTATGTCTCCGGGCCCGATGCCGGCAAGCCCTTGTCCAGTTACACCGAGATGCGAGCCGATGGGTCGACGGCAGGCGGCTGCTGGATCTACACCGGGGTGTATGCCGAGGGGATCAACCAGGCGGCTCGGCGGCAGGAACGTGGCGGCCCCAGCGGGACGCAGTGGGGCTGGGTCTGGCCGGCCGATCGGCGGATCATCTACAACCGCGCTTCGGCCGATCCCGACGGCAAGCCGTGGAGCGAACGCAAGAAGTACCTGTGGTGGGACGAGCAAGCGGGGCGGTGGACGGGACCGGATGTGCCGGACTTCCCGATCGACAGAGCGCCGCATGCCCGGCCCGATCCCGCGCTCGGTGGAGCCGAGGCGCTGGCCGGCGACGACCCGTTCATCATGCAGTCCGACGGCAAGGGCTGGCTGTTCGCGCCTCGTGGCCTGGTCGACGGTCCGCTGCCGGCGCACTATGAGCCGCAGGAGTCACCGGTGGCCAATGCCCTGTATCCGCAGCAGCAGGCACCGGCCCGGGTGTTGTTCGCCCGCCAGGACAACCTCGGCGCACCCAGCGCAGGCGATCCGGGGGTGGACGTCTATCCGTACGTGTTCACGACCTATCGGTTGACCGAGCATCACACCGCCGGCGGGATGAGCCGCTGGTCGCCGTTCCTGGCCGAGCTGCAGCCGGAGATGTTCTGCGAGGTCTCCCCGGAACTGGCCGCCGAGCGGGGGCTGACCAACGGTGGCTGGGCGACGATCATCTCGCCGCGGTCCGCGATCGAGGCCCGGGTGCTGGTGACCGACCGGGTGCGGACACTCACGATCAACGGTCGCGAGGTCCAGCAGGTCGGGCTGCCGTACCACTGGGGGGTCGGCAGTGACGCCGTGGTCAGCGGAGACGCGGCCAACGACCTGCTCGGGGTGTCCCTGGATCCCAACACTCAGATCCAGGAGTCCAAGGTTGCCTCGTGCGACGTGGTCGCCGGGCGCCGGCCGCAGGGTGAGGCATTGTTGCGGTTGGTGCGGGAGTATCAACAGCGGGCCGGTGCGACGGTTCAGACCGACCAGGCGCGGGTCACCGATCCGTCGCGTGAGATCGTCGATCCGCCGGTGAGCGGCGACGATGAGGGTAAGGGCGGTTCGATCAGATGGTGA
- the nrfD gene encoding NrfD/PsrC family molybdoenzyme membrane anchor subunit, whose translation MTQSEFDEVRPPEPPRRRRRGDRPGGRRSGRRGGSGAGGDGAREMFMVPEAEFTSYYDKPIVKPPPWGHEVAAYLFLGGVAGGSGLLAAGAQLTGRPKLRRNARLGGMASVCLGGAALVADLGRPDRFYNMLRTFKVTSPMSVGSWILSAFAGGLFVAGASEIDRMLKNRLPLGPLRQVLRFVEGPAGLAAAVFAAPLAGYTAVLLADTANPTWNATHRDLPFVFVSSASLAASGLAMVTTPVAETGPARVLAVLGVAGDITAMKLMERRMDPVAAEPLHHGQAGTLLRWSERLAVAGGLGALLGGRHRAVAALSGLALLSASALTRFGVFEAGIHAAKDPRYTVEPQKRRLAARRAAGITDDSITTAG comes from the coding sequence ATGACGCAGTCGGAGTTCGACGAGGTTCGGCCGCCCGAGCCGCCGCGTCGGCGCCGCCGCGGCGATCGTCCGGGCGGGCGCCGTTCGGGTCGCCGGGGCGGCTCGGGTGCCGGCGGTGATGGCGCCCGCGAGATGTTCATGGTGCCGGAGGCGGAGTTCACCTCCTACTACGACAAGCCGATCGTCAAACCGCCGCCATGGGGGCACGAGGTCGCGGCGTACTTGTTCCTCGGCGGCGTCGCCGGCGGGTCGGGGCTGCTGGCTGCCGGTGCCCAGCTCACCGGCAGGCCGAAGCTGCGGCGCAACGCGCGACTTGGCGGCATGGCGTCGGTGTGTCTGGGCGGAGCGGCGCTGGTGGCCGACCTCGGCCGGCCCGATCGCTTCTACAACATGCTGCGGACGTTCAAGGTCACCTCGCCGATGAGCGTCGGCTCCTGGATCTTGAGCGCGTTCGCGGGCGGACTGTTCGTCGCCGGCGCCTCCGAGATCGATCGGATGCTGAAGAACCGCCTGCCGCTCGGGCCCTTGCGGCAGGTGCTGCGGTTCGTGGAGGGGCCGGCCGGGCTCGCGGCTGCTGTGTTCGCGGCCCCGTTGGCCGGCTACACCGCGGTGCTGCTGGCCGACACGGCCAACCCGACCTGGAACGCCACCCACCGGGATCTGCCGTTCGTCTTCGTCAGCTCGGCGAGCCTGGCCGCCAGTGGGCTGGCGATGGTCACCACACCGGTCGCCGAGACCGGGCCGGCGCGGGTGCTGGCCGTGCTCGGAGTGGCTGGCGACATCACCGCGATGAAGCTGATGGAGCGCCGGATGGACCCGGTCGCGGCCGAGCCGCTGCACCACGGTCAGGCTGGGACGCTGCTGCGGTGGAGTGAGCGGCTGGCCGTGGCTGGTGGTTTGGGGGCATTGCTGGGCGGGCGCCATCGAGCGGTTGCGGCCCTGTCGGGGTTGGCGCTGCTGTCGGCCTCGGCGCTGACCCGATTCGGGGTGTTCGAGGCGGGCATCCACGCCGCCAAGGATCCCCGCTACACCGTCGAGCCGCAGAAGCGCCGCCTGGCCGCCCGCCGCGCCGCCGGCATCACCGACGACTCGATCACCACCGCCGGTTGA